Proteins from one Ahaetulla prasina isolate Xishuangbanna chromosome 2, ASM2864084v1, whole genome shotgun sequence genomic window:
- the LOC131192796 gene encoding uncharacterized protein LOC131192796, giving the protein MGGGSSTPSTPLACMLKGFDNYFNKAKYRVPYPPATRERLQYLCQQIGPHMGVGWPPEGTFKDQIIGDLFALVAANEEQYPNQYQYIDQWQTAVDEQADDLLQCQAEMVRLCVARPKGKGKGKKLNMVTKRVKDVKVSETKVSDTKKEMLIQEEETILRPPPYAPQPPAPGAPPLLPQAAAGDGDENDEAGGSEVADPGAKPKTKRRPKKGKAARTAKVEEEVTDSEEEDDEGEGGIEIEVGVMTRARAAKAEAVAAEAQDEFMAPLRQMDQQVVNPQGVVEYRPCFQYIPFSTTDLLNWKQHYGPLTTKPTEMADLFQTIMQTHNPNW; this is encoded by the coding sequence ATGGGTGGAGGTAGTAGCACGCCAAGCACACCTTTGGCATGTATGTTGAAAGGGTTTGATAATTACTTTAACAAAGCGAAGTACAGGGTTCCCTACCCCCCAGCAACGAGGGAACGCTTGCAATACTTATGTCAACAAATAGGGCCACACATGGGAGTGGGTTGGCCACCAGAAGGCACGTTTAAGGATCAGATCATAGGAGACCTCTTTGCCCTTGTAGCGGCCAATGAGGAACAATATCCGAATCAATACCAATACATAGATCAGTGGCAAACTGCCGTGGACGAACAGGCTGATGATTTGTTGCAGTGTCAGGCCGAGATGGTCCGCTTGTGTGTAGCTCGGccgaaggggaaaggaaaagggaaaaagctGAACATGGTCACTAAGAGGGTGAAGGATGTAAAAGTGTCTGAGACTAAAGTGTCGGATACTAAGAAAGAGATGTTGATTCAGGAGGAAGAGACAATCTTGAGACCCCCGCCGTATGCACCCCAACCACCGGCCCCGGGAGCACCCCCCCTGCTCCCGCAGGCGGCTGCCGGGGACGGGGACGAGAATGATGAAGCCGGGGGCAGTGAGGTGGCTGACCCAGGCGccaaaccaaaaacaaaaaggCGACCCAAAAAGGGAAAAGCCGCCAGAACGGCAAAGGTAGAGGAGGAAGTTACAGACAGTGAGGAAGAGGATGATGAAGGCGAAGGTGGTATAGAGATTGAAGTTGGGGTAATGACAAGGGCAAGGGCCGCCAAAGCAGAAGCCGTGGCAGCCGAAGCCCAGGATGAGTTTATGGCTCCATTGAGGCAGATGGACCAGCAAGTGGTAAACCCGCAGGGTGTGGTAGAATATCGACCATGCTTCCAATATATTCCTTTCTCAACAACTGACCTTTTGAACTGGAAACAGCATTATGGGCCATTGACCACTAAACCCACAGAGATGGCCGACCTGTTTCAAACCATAATGCAAACCCATAACCCCAATTGGTAg